In Methanosarcina siciliae T4/M, one genomic interval encodes:
- a CDS encoding APC family permease, whose amino-acid sequence MSENNESASLVKTLRPFHVWALGVGIVLVGEYMGWNFTVAKGGVLGSLLAMLVAGTMYVIISLCASELGAATKLAGGPYDWARLFIGPGAAASVGLAVYMEYIALEAADAIVVAFIAQSIFPELQVFPVTLLVIALLTFINYRGVVAALTLNFFLTMIAFISIVVFFFATAFGGVDIHPEYLFQGALPNGMIGLFAALQFGPWFYLGIEGAAMCAEECKHPSRAVPLGQQAGMITLLMGAAMTLYLCSVLIPTDQLGVSVYPLFEAAQNSGMFIFIALLGLGTFLTCVASANGCVCDSSRSWFALSRDNYVSSWFSAVHPRYNTPYRAVIFTMPVAIGFAFSGFLDQVITFSIVSGLLCYVLIPFALIRFRNLFPQNTSTIRPFVGPLQPYIAYFAIAIAITILSTLYWGYKYNLIFAFVFYGIAYFYFSHRHRSLNIENNWTEMGWPLPRGSENTGIRKEATGIGDK is encoded by the coding sequence ATGTCAGAAAACAATGAGTCTGCCAGCCTTGTGAAGACCCTGCGGCCCTTCCATGTATGGGCTCTCGGAGTAGGAATCGTGCTGGTCGGAGAATACATGGGCTGGAATTTTACTGTCGCAAAAGGAGGGGTGCTTGGTTCTCTGCTTGCCATGCTGGTTGCAGGAACAATGTATGTCATAATCTCCCTCTGCGCCAGTGAACTCGGAGCAGCAACCAAACTTGCAGGAGGACCTTACGACTGGGCAAGGTTATTTATCGGGCCCGGAGCTGCTGCCAGTGTAGGGCTTGCGGTTTATATGGAATACATAGCCCTTGAAGCGGCAGATGCTATTGTTGTCGCCTTCATCGCACAGAGCATCTTCCCGGAGCTGCAGGTCTTTCCCGTGACTTTGCTTGTTATTGCACTTTTGACCTTCATCAACTACCGTGGCGTCGTTGCGGCATTAACCCTGAACTTTTTCCTGACCATGATAGCTTTCATTTCGATAGTTGTCTTCTTCTTCGCAACAGCTTTCGGAGGAGTGGATATCCACCCCGAATACCTGTTTCAGGGAGCTCTGCCAAACGGCATGATAGGCCTCTTTGCAGCTTTGCAGTTCGGACCGTGGTTCTACCTGGGGATAGAAGGAGCGGCAATGTGCGCCGAAGAGTGCAAACACCCGTCAAGGGCAGTACCTCTAGGACAGCAGGCCGGGATGATCACCCTGCTCATGGGAGCAGCAATGACCCTTTATCTATGTTCAGTACTGATCCCAACGGACCAGCTCGGAGTTTCAGTGTATCCACTCTTTGAAGCTGCACAAAACAGCGGCATGTTCATTTTCATTGCCCTGCTAGGACTCGGGACATTCCTGACCTGCGTTGCCAGTGCAAATGGTTGTGTCTGTGACTCCTCACGTTCCTGGTTTGCCCTCTCCAGAGACAATTATGTTTCTTCCTGGTTCTCTGCAGTGCACCCGAGATACAACACCCCGTACAGGGCAGTGATTTTCACAATGCCAGTTGCAATTGGCTTTGCATTCAGCGGTTTCCTTGACCAGGTAATTACCTTCTCGATTGTCTCGGGACTGCTCTGCTATGTGCTGATTCCTTTCGCCCTGATTCGTTTCAGGAACCTTTTTCCGCAGAACACAAGCACCATCAGGCCTTTTGTGGGCCCCCTCCAGCCGTATATTGCTTACTTTGCAATTGCAATTGCAATCACAATTCTTTCAACGCTGTACTGGGGCTACAAATATAACCTGATCTTCGCCTTTGTGTTCTACGGCATTGCTTACTTCTATTTCAGTCACAGACACAGGAGTTTAAACATAGAAAATAACTGGACTGAAATGGGCTGGCCCTTACCCAGGGGCTCGGAAAATACAGGGATACGAAAGGAGGCGACAGGCATTGGAGACAAATGA
- a CDS encoding methyltransferase cognate corrinoid protein codes for MANQEIFDKLTNAIVTQNVAGCAQLAQEALDAGISPLDIITKGLSPGMKIIGDKFEAAEVFLPQIMMSAKAMEAAMKILTPELEKTKVEGEEGTGLAVTFVAEGDIHDIGHRLVTTMLGANGFEILDLGTDVLNETVVEEAEKHKGQKVILVGSALMTTSMLGQKDLMDRLKEENLRDSVKCMFGGAPVSSKWIEEIGADATAENAAEAAKVALNIMK; via the coding sequence ATGGCAAACCAAGAGATTTTTGATAAATTGACCAACGCGATCGTAACTCAAAACGTTGCAGGTTGCGCACAGTTAGCCCAGGAAGCCCTGGATGCAGGAATTTCACCTCTTGACATTATCACAAAGGGTCTTTCCCCAGGGATGAAGATTATCGGTGACAAGTTTGAGGCTGCCGAGGTATTTCTGCCTCAGATCATGATGTCTGCAAAAGCCATGGAAGCTGCAATGAAAATCCTTACCCCCGAGCTTGAGAAAACAAAAGTAGAAGGAGAGGAAGGAACCGGACTCGCAGTCACCTTCGTTGCAGAAGGAGACATCCACGACATCGGACACCGCCTTGTCACAACCATGCTTGGAGCAAACGGATTTGAGATCCTTGACCTCGGAACCGACGTCCTCAACGAAACCGTTGTGGAAGAGGCTGAAAAGCACAAAGGGCAAAAGGTTATCCTTGTTGGCTCAGCCCTTATGACCACCTCCATGCTCGGCCAGAAAGACCTCATGGACAGGCTCAAGGAGGAAAACCTCAGGGACAGCGTAAAATGCATGTTCGGAGGAGCACCCGTATCCAGTAAATGGATCGAAGAGATAGGGGCGGACGCTACAGCAGAAAACGCTGCCGAAGCTGCAAAAGTTGCACTTAACATAATGAAATAA
- a CDS encoding methyltransferase cognate corrinoid protein, which produces MANQEIFDKLTNAIVTQNVAGCAQLAQEALDAGISPLDIITKGLSPGMKIIGDKFEAAEVFLPQIMMSAKAMEAAMKVLNPELEKTKVEGEEGTGLAITFVAEGDIHDIGHRLVTTMLGANGFEILDLGTDVLNENVVEEAEKHKGQKVILVGSALMTTSMLGQKDLMDRLKEENLRDSVKCMFGGAPVSSKWIEEIGADATAENAAEAAKVALNIMK; this is translated from the coding sequence ATGGCAAACCAAGAGATTTTTGACAAATTGACCAACGCGATCGTAACTCAAAACGTTGCAGGTTGCGCACAGTTAGCCCAGGAAGCCCTGGATGCAGGAATTTCACCTCTTGACATTATCACAAAGGGTCTTTCCCCGGGGATGAAGATTATCGGTGACAAGTTTGAGGCTGCCGAGGTATTTCTGCCTCAGATCATGATGTCTGCAAAAGCCATGGAAGCTGCAATGAAAGTCCTTAACCCCGAGCTTGAGAAGACAAAAGTAGAAGGAGAGGAAGGAACAGGGCTTGCAATCACCTTCGTTGCAGAAGGAGACATCCATGACATAGGACACCGCCTTGTTACCACCATGTTAGGGGCAAACGGGTTTGAGATCCTTGACCTCGGAACCGACGTCCTCAACGAAAACGTTGTGGAAGAGGCTGAAAAGCACAAAGGGCAAAAGGTTATCCTTGTTGGCTCAGCCCTTATGACCACCTCCATGCTCGGCCAGAAAGACCTCATGGACAGGCTCAAGGAGGAAAACCTCAGGGACAGCGTAAAATGCATGTTCGGAGGAGCACCCGTATCCAGTAAATGGATCGAAGAGATAGGGGCGGACGCTACAGCAGAAAACGCTGCCGAAGCTGCAAAAGTTGCACTTAACATAATGAAATAA
- a CDS encoding efflux RND transporter permease subunit, with protein sequence MAQKSTIAEVFDIVFIFVLAFACVVIPTVVQGAVLVSWEEGGSGIGFVWDPVGFFSFLLVIIAFFVVILYHSVKHYRY encoded by the coding sequence ATGGCACAAAAGAGCACCATTGCAGAGGTCTTTGACATTGTGTTTATTTTCGTCCTTGCCTTCGCCTGTGTAGTTATTCCAACCGTAGTCCAGGGAGCTGTACTTGTTTCCTGGGAAGAGGGAGGATCAGGAATAGGCTTCGTCTGGGACCCGGTAGGCTTCTTCAGTTTCTTACTTGTCATAATTGCTTTCTTTGTAGTGATCCTGTATCACTCAGTAAAGCACTACAGGTACTGA